One Prunus dulcis chromosome 7, ALMONDv2, whole genome shotgun sequence DNA segment encodes these proteins:
- the LOC117634009 gene encoding pectinesterase/pectinesterase inhibitor PPE8B encodes MASHNPLPAGKQLLLLVLFCAFFSSSFIPFASCSITDDLQTQCLKVSATEFAGSLKDTIDAVQQVASILSQFANAFGDFRLANAISDCLDLLDFSADELNWSLSASQNQKGKNNSTGKLSSDLRTWLSAALVNQDTCSNGFEGTNSIVKGLISAGLGQVTSLVQELLTQVHPNSNQQGPNGQIPSWVKTKDRKLLQADGVSVDAIVAQDGTGNFTNVTDAVLAAPDYSMRRYVIYIKRGTYKENVEIKKKKWNLMMIGDGMDATIISGNRSFVDGWTTFRSATFAVSGRGFIARDLTFENTAGPEKHQAVALRSDSDLSVFYRCNIRGYQDTLYTHTMRQFYRDCKISGTVDFIFGDATVVFQNCQILAKKGLPNQKNSITAQGRKDPNEPTGISIQFCNITADSDLEAASVNSTPTYLGRPWKLYSRTVIMQSFLSNVIRPEGWLEWNGDFALNSLFYGEYMNYGPGAGLGSRVKWPGYQAFNESTQAKNYTVAQFIEGNLWLPSTGVKYTAEFGV; translated from the exons ATGGCTTCTCATAATCCATTGCCTGCTGGGAAGCAACTGCTTTTGTTAGTCTTATTCTGTGCTTTTTTCAGCAGCAGCTTCATCCCATTTGCTAGCTGCAGCATCACAGATGATTTACAGACACAGTGTTTGAAGGTGTCTGCTACAGAATTTGCAGGCTCTTTGAAGGACACCATTGATGCTGTGCAACAGGTGGCCTCCATTCTCTCTCAGTTTGCAAATGCTTTTGGAGATTTTCGGCTTGCCAACGCCATTTCCGACTGCCTTGATTTGCTTGACTTCTCTGCTGATGAGTTGAACTGGTCTCTCTCTGCTTCCCAGAATCAGAAGG GCAAAAATAACAGCACTGGGAAGCTAAGTTCTGATCTGAGGACATGGTTGAGCGCTGCACTTGTTAACCAGGACACATGCAGTAATGGGTTTGAAGGCACCAACAGCATCGTCAAAGGGCTGATCTCAGCTGGCCTTGGCCAAGTAACCTCTTTAGTCCAAGAACTTCTTACCCAAGTGCACCCAAATTCTAATCAGCAGGGGCCTAATGGCCAAATCCCTTCATGGGTTAAAACCAAAGATCGAAAACTACTTCAAGCCGATGGGGTCTCTGTTGATGCCATTGTAGCTCAAGATGGCACTGGGAATTTCACAAATGTGACGGATGCCGTGTTAGCAGCACCAGATTATAGCATGAGAAGATATGTTATATACATCAAGAGAGGCACATACAAAGAGAATGTGGagattaagaagaaaaaatggaaCCTAATGATGATTGGAGATGGTATGGATGCTACTATAATCTCTGGTAACAGAAGCTTTGTGGATGGCTGGACCACATTTAGATCTGCAACCTTTG CTGTTAGCGGCAGAGGGTTCATAGCAAGAGACCTAACATTTGAGAACACAGCAGGGCCAGAGAAGCACCAAGCAGTGGCACTAAGATCAGATTCTGACCTTTCAGTTTTCTACAGATGCAACATAAGGGGCTACCAAGACACACtctacacacacacaatgCGCCAATTCTACAGAGACTGCAAAATCAGTGGCACTGTTGACTTCATTTTTGGTGATGCCACAGTTGTGTTCCAAAACTGCCAAATCCTAGCCAAAAAAGGCCTCCCAAACCAAAAGAACAGCATCACAGCCCAAGGCCGCAAGGACCCAAATGAGCCAACAGGAATTTCAATCCAATTCTGCAACATAACTGCAGATTCAGACTTGGAAGCTGCCTCAGTCAACTCCACACCCACTTACCTTGGTAGGCCATGGAAGCTATATTCAAGAACTGTAATTATGCAGTCTTTCTTGAGCAATGTCATAAGGCCTGAAGGGTGGCTTGAGTGGAATGGTGACTTTGCTTTGAATTCATTGTTTTATGGAGAGTACATGAATTATGGACCCGGGGCAGGTCTCGGTAGCCGGGTCAAGTGGCCCGGCTATCAAGCGTTCAACGAGTCTACTCAGGCCAAGAACTATACTGTGGCCCAGTTTATTGAAGGCAACCTGTGGTTGCCTTCTACTGGTGTCAAATATACTGCAGAATTTGGGGTTTAA
- the LOC117633835 gene encoding probable pectinesterase/pectinesterase inhibitor 12 gives MASSIAKVLQLLCIIFFSTTCSALHNTSSSSSSTNATNFNPNLSSIRSFCKSTPYPDVCFDSLKLSISINISPNIITYLLQSLQVAISEAGKLSDLFYKAGQYSNIVEKQRGAIQDCKELHQITLSSLQRSVSRVRAGNTKKLNDARAYLSAALTNKNTCLEGLDSASGPMKPALVNSLTSTYKYVSNSLSVISKPGAPKGGTNRHLLAVPTWMSRKDRRILESSGDKYDPSEVLTVAADGTGNFTTITDAVNFAPNNSYDRTIIYVKEGVYVENVEIPSYKTNIVLLGDGRDITVITGNRSVVDGWTTFRSATLAVSGEGFLARDITFENTAGPEKHQAVALRVNADFAAIYKCIINGYQDTLYVHSFRQFYRECDIFGTIDYIFGNAAVIFQGCDIVSKMPMPGQFTVITAQSRDTADEDTGISIQNCSIVATDDLYSNSRIVKSYLGRPWRVFSRTVYLESYIGDFIDPTGWRQWSGDLGLDTLYYGEYENYGPGSLTENRVKWTGYHIMEYYDAANFTVSEFIIGDEWLQATSFPYDDGI, from the exons ATGGCTTCCTCCATTGCAAAAGTGTTGCAGCTCCTCTGCATAATCTTCTTCTCAACAACCTGCAGTGCTCTCCACaatacttcttcttcttcttcttccacaaATGCTACTAATTTTAATCCCAACTTGTCTTCAATAAGATCATTCTGCAAGTCCACTCCATACCCAGATGTATGCTTTGACTCATTGAAACTTTCAATCTCAATAAACATCAGTCCTAACATCATAACCTACCTCCTCCAGTCTCTCCAAGTTGCGATATCCGAAGCTGGGAAGCTTTCTGATCTTTTCTACAAGGCTGGACAGTACTCAAATATCGTTGAGAAGCAAAGGGGAGCTATCCAGGATTGTAAGGAGCTTCACCAAATCACACTCTCTTCTCTACAAAGATCCGTCTCTCGGGTTCGAGCAGGCAACACCAAGAAACTAAATGATGCAAGAGCTTACCTCAGTGCTGCTCTTACAAACAAGAACACATGCTTGGAAGGCTTGGATTCTGCTTCTGGCCCTATGAAGCCGGCTCTAGTAAATTCCTTAACTAGTACATACAAGTATGTTAGCAATTCTCTCTCAGTTATCTCAAAGCCAGGGGCTCCAAAAGGCGGTACAAACCGGCATCTCTTGGCTGTTCCAACATGGATGTCAAGGAAAGATCGCCGGATCCTGGAGAGCTCTGGCGACAAATATGATCCAAGTGAAGTCCTAACAGTTGCAGCAGATGGGACTGGGAACTTTACCACCATTACTGATGCTGTTAATTTTGCTCCAAATAATAGTTATGATAGAACAATCATCTATGTCAAGGAAGGCGTTTATGTTGAAAATGTGGAAATCCCAAGCTACAAGACCAACATTGTTCTTCTTGGAGATGGAAGAGACATCACTGTCATAACTGGTAACAGAAGTGTAGTTGATGGCTGGACCACATTCAGATCTGCAACCCTAg CTGTTTCTGGAGAGGGGTTTCTGGCAAGAGATATAACATTTGAGAACACAGCTGGACCAGAAAAGCACCAAGCTGTTGCTCTCAGAGTGAATGCAGACTTTGCTGCAATCTACAAGTGCATCATCAATGGCTACCAGGACACGTTGTATGTCCACTCTTTCAGACAATTTTACAGAGAGTGTGACATATTTGGGACCATAGATTATATATTTGGCAATGCAGCAGTGATATTCCAAGGATGTGACATTGTATCCAAGATGCCAATGCCGGGACAGTTCACGGTCATCACAGCACAATCCAGAGACACAGCAGATGAAGACACAGGAATCTCCATACAGAATTGTTCAATTGTGGCCACCGATGACTTGTACTCAAACTCCAGGATTGTAAAAAGCTACCTAGGCCGGCCATGGAGGGTGTTCTCTAGGACAGTGTACCTAGAGTCCTACATTGGTGACTTTATTGACCCAACTGGGTGGAGACAGTGGTCTGGGGATCTAGGGTTGGACACTTTGTACTATGGAGAGTATGAAAATTATGGGCCTGGTTCATTGACAGAAAATAGGGTTAAGTGGACTGGATATCATATTATGGAATATTATGATGCAGCAAACTTCACAGTATCAGAGTTTATTATTGGTGATGAATGGCTGCAGGCCACTTCATTTCCTTATGATGATGGCATCTGA